The Leifsonia poae region GTGAGGGCACTGCAGGACATGATCGATTCTGTCCTGGGGCAAAGGGACGGACGATGGGAGCTCCTCCTCGTCGATGATGCGTCCCCCGATCCGCAGATCCGTGCGGTGCTGAGCGCGGCGGCCGCATCCGACCCCCGCATCCGGGTGATCGAGCGTACCGAGAACGGAGGGATCGTCGCGGCGTCGAACGACGCCGTCGATGCCGCACGAGGCGAGTACCTCGCGCTGCTCGACCACGACGACCTCCTCGCCCCGAACGCCCTGCAGCGGGTGTCGGAGACGATCGGATCGCATGACGACGTCGACTACCTCTACACCGACGAAGACAAAGTCGACGAGGCCGGAAACCCGTACGACCGCTTCGACAAGCCGGACTGGTCGCCGGAGCGTCTGCGCGGGCAGATGTACACCGGGCACCTGTCTGTGCTGCGAACCTCCCTCGTGCGCGAGGTCGGAGGGTTCGATCCGGAGTGCGAAGGGTCGCAAGACCACGACCTCGTGCTGCGGGTCACCGAGCGGGCGCGCCACATCCTTCACCTTCCCGAGGTGCTCTACCACTGGAGAGCCGTGCCCGGCTCCACGGCGGCGGCCGCCGACAACAAGACGTACGCGTGGGACGCCGGCGTCCGCGCGGTGCAGAACCACGTCGACCGGGTGGGGATCCGTGCTGAGGTCGGCCACGGACCGGTTCCGGGAACGTATGCGATCGATCGGGTCCCCGAGCTCGACCGGTCCGTCAGCGTGATCATTCCGACGCGGGGCTCCTCTGGCGAGGTGTTCGGGCACGAGCGCGTCTTCGTCGTCGAGGCGGTGCGCTCCCTCGTGGCGGGCACACAACACCGCGATCTCGAGATCGTGGTCGTCTACGACGCCGACACCCCTCCGGAGGTGATGGCTGAGCTGCATGAGATCGCCGGCGACCGGCTGACCCCGGTGCTCTTCGAACGGCCCTTCAATTTCAGTGCCAAGTGCAACGAAGGCTACTTCGCTTCGCGGGGCGAGATACTGCTCTTCCTCAATGACGATGTCGAGACCGTCAGCGAGGAGATGGTGGGCGACCTCATCGCCCCGCTCTCCGAACCCGATGTCGGCATGACCGGAGCGATGCTCTACTTCGAGGACGGAACCATCCAGCACGCGGGCCACCTCCACCACCAGGGTGCGTTCGGCCACGCCTACTTCGGCGAGAGCCCGGACGCCTACGGTTCGTTCTCCTCTCTCCTGATCAACCGCGAGGTCTCCGGTCTGACCGCCGCCTGCATCGCGATGCCGCGCGAGGTGTTCGAACTGGTTGGTGGCTTCTCCGAAGCGTTCCCCGGCAACTTCAACGACGTCGACCTGTCGATCAAGGTGCGGACGTTCGACTACCGGCTCGTCTGGCTGAAGGATGTGCGGCTGTACCATTTCGAGTCGCGCACGCGGAACCCGGTCATCTACTCGCACGAAGAGAGAGCGATCCTCAACCGGTGGGGCGCACCGCGTCGCGACAGGTACCTTTTCTGAGAAGCCGTCAGCGATGGAGAAGAAAAAGGCTGATTCGAGGCCGTTTTTGTTCGCCGGTATCGTCGGGTGGACCCTCAGCCGACGACCGATAGGCTACTGAAGTGACTCGTCCCGACACCGCAAAGCCGCTCCGCTCGCGGTTCAGAATCCTTCTGATCGGCCCTGTCTTCGCGCTCGCCGCACTCCTGTGCTGGTCGATCGCGTCGCCCGTCGGTTCGAGCCCGGACGACGACTACCACCTCTCCAGCATCTGGTGCGGGCTGGGGGAGCGTCCGGGGTTGTGCGAGGCCGTTCCGGGCGACCCGGGCGCACGCATGGTTCCGGCCGCTGCCGTGAAATCGATCTGTTTCGCACGCAAGCCGGTCGGTGCCGGCTGCCAGCTCCACCCGGGTGTCAGTGGCGGGGCGGACGCGAATCCGAGCACGCTTATCTACACGATGCGCGGCAATTTCAACGATCACGCGTACCCGCCCGTGTACTACGCGTTCATGAGCATCTTCGCCAGCCCGAATTTCGCGGTGTCGGTCGTCGTCATGCGAGCGGTCAACATTCTGCTGTTCCTGGCGATCTCGACGATCCTCTTCCTGCTCCTGCCGCGCCCCCGAAAATCGGCTCTCATCTGGACTTGGTCGATCACCATGGTCCCGCTCGGGATCTTCCTGGTGGCGTCGACCAACCCGAGTGCCTGGGCCATCATCTCGGCGGGCACCCTGTTCCCCGCGATGCTCGGCTACTTCGAATCATCGGGGAGGCGCAAGATCGCGCTGGGGGTGTTCTCAGCGCTCGCGCTCGCGATCGGCGCCGGAGCGCGAGCGGATGCGGCGGTGTACGGCATCATCGCGATGGGCGCGGCGCTCATCCTGCATGTCGCGCGCACACGGCGGTTCTGGCGCGATGCCATCCTGCCGTTCGCTC contains the following coding sequences:
- a CDS encoding glycosyltransferase family 2 protein; its protein translation is MSTPVEEPRYSIVTPVYNPPVRALQDMIDSVLGQRDGRWELLLVDDASPDPQIRAVLSAAAASDPRIRVIERTENGGIVAASNDAVDAARGEYLALLDHDDLLAPNALQRVSETIGSHDDVDYLYTDEDKVDEAGNPYDRFDKPDWSPERLRGQMYTGHLSVLRTSLVREVGGFDPECEGSQDHDLVLRVTERARHILHLPEVLYHWRAVPGSTAAAADNKTYAWDAGVRAVQNHVDRVGIRAEVGHGPVPGTYAIDRVPELDRSVSVIIPTRGSSGEVFGHERVFVVEAVRSLVAGTQHRDLEIVVVYDADTPPEVMAELHEIAGDRLTPVLFERPFNFSAKCNEGYFASRGEILLFLNDDVETVSEEMVGDLIAPLSEPDVGMTGAMLYFEDGTIQHAGHLHHQGAFGHAYFGESPDAYGSFSSLLINREVSGLTAACIAMPREVFELVGGFSEAFPGNFNDVDLSIKVRTFDYRLVWLKDVRLYHFESRTRNPVIYSHEERAILNRWGAPRRDRYLF
- a CDS encoding DUF2142 domain-containing protein, which produces MTRPDTAKPLRSRFRILLIGPVFALAALLCWSIASPVGSSPDDDYHLSSIWCGLGERPGLCEAVPGDPGARMVPAAAVKSICFARKPVGAGCQLHPGVSGGADANPSTLIYTMRGNFNDHAYPPVYYAFMSIFASPNFAVSVVVMRAVNILLFLAISTILFLLLPRPRKSALIWTWSITMVPLGIFLVASTNPSAWAIISAGTLFPAMLGYFESSGRRKIALGVFSALALAIGAGARADAAVYGIIAMGAALILHVARTRRFWRDAILPFALTLLAVGVYFSTGQSTIATSGFGHHELAPQMSTFDLFVTNLTNLPSLWAGVLGTWGLGWLDTAMPAGVWVTTIAIFGAFAFVGLASANGRKLLTLALVFFAMIALPSWFLLQSKTTVGYEVQPRYIFPLIIIFAAVALVSVPGRRIRFTRVQLVVVAVALTVANAFAMNANMRRYISGVGQTDWNLNHSVGWWWNIPVSPMVVWAAGSLAFGIAITILLLGTSRLTREVALADDAAGQPAIAPELSTR